GCATCGCGCTGGAGAGGTTGCTTCTTATGAGGCTGTCTACAATCTTATGCAGCTCGTTGATTTACACAAAGTTGATTTAGAACGCTTTAATGACGATCAGTATAAAAACTCCATAAAAACGATTTTATCAGAAGTTAACTCACTAATTTATCGGCAAAGCCTGTTGAATGAACAATTCAAAGGAATGGGAACCACATTGAGTTGCATGCAGTTTCGTAGAGGAAAGGCTTGGTTATTTCATGTAGGGGATTGTCGCATTTATCGACTAAGACGCAAAATGTTGGAGAGATTAACGGAAGATCATTCTTTAGCAAATCATTTGGCATCTCGATATGGGCTTTCAAAACAAAGTGTAAAAAGGTATCCTTGGCGGCACGTTCTGACAAATGTTTTGGGAAGCCGTCCTCACGTGTCTCCTGATATTCGAGAGATTTCTTACGAGAAAGAAGATTTGTTTGTTTTCTGTTCTGATGGCTTGACTAGCGCGGTTTCTGACAGCGACATGCTGGAGATTTTAACACAGACAACTACTTTAGAAGAAGGCGGAAACATTCTTAT
This genomic stretch from Chlamydia sp. harbors:
- a CDS encoding PP2C family serine/threonine-protein phosphatase is translated as MIVAEFEYFGLSDVGLVRNNNEDFWQVNCDSQIIAIADGMGGHRAGEVASYEAVYNLMQLVDLHKVDLERFNDDQYKNSIKTILSEVNSLIYRQSLLNEQFKGMGTTLSCMQFRRGKAWLFHVGDCRIYRLRRKMLERLTEDHSLANHLASRYGLSKQSVKRYPWRHVLTNVLGSRPHVSPDIREISYEKEDLFVFCSDGLTSAVSDSDMLEILTQTTTLEEGGNILISLANSRGGRDNATVILVRMR